The following proteins are encoded in a genomic region of Coregonus clupeaformis isolate EN_2021a chromosome 14, ASM2061545v1, whole genome shotgun sequence:
- the creb3l3b gene encoding cyclic AMP-responsive element-binding protein 3-like protein 3-A isoform X2 — MELIDLLLYKSDEILSCHGNQPWQITSPGSLSQEGGGDDFLDTLLGGTDSSSAPTSPLWPSSPCDSGTSEDPTSGSDHLDSPNPPSSPPFHAFYQAHLPNLQSHLTRPALHCLAPDVSIDLAGWESGLFQESNGDTHNPQVPSGYHLTVKDLLLSGIRDTNSLQEVVLNEDEKKLLGKEGVHLPSQLPLTKYEERVLKKIRRKIRNKQSAQESRKKKKEYVEGLEVRMDACSKHNLALQRKVHQLEETNTSLLEQLARLQTILRIGSSKTSQKGTCILVLLLSFSLLLSSSLQPDTHSHVSQEGDLSVAIGRSRSLLAVVDTEISPPPVFSVAGWVEALSTLVGKLRLRPEYADSDPQTNHNHDHNYDYNHSL; from the exons ATGGAACTTATAGATCTCCTGCTTTACAAGTCAGATGAAATCCTCAGCTGCCATGGTAACCAGCCCTGGCAAATCACATCACCCGGG TCTCTGAGCCAAGAAGGTGGCGGTGATGACTTCCTGGATACTCTGTTAGGTGGCACTGACTCATCATCTGCCCCCACCTCCCCCCTGTGGCCCTCCTCCCCCTGCGACAGTGGCACCAGTGAGGACCCCACCTCCGGCTCCGATCACCTGGACAGCCCCAACCCGCCCTCCAGCCCCCCCTTCCATGCCTTCTACCAAGCCCATCTCCCTAACCTCCAATCTCACCTCACCAGGCCTGCACTGCACTGCCTGGCACCTGATGTCTCCATCGACTTAG CTGGATGGGAGTCTGGCCTCTTCCAAGAGAGCAATGGGGATACCCACAACCCCCAGGTGCCCTCTGGTTACCACCTCACTGTCAAGGACCTGCTGCTGTCTGGAATAAGAGATACT AATTCCCTGCAGGAGGTGGTCCTTAACGAGGACGAGAAGAAACTGTTGGGTAAAGAGGGGGTCCACCTGCCCAGCCAACTGCCTCTTACTAAG TACGAGGAGAGGGTTCTGAAGAAGATCCGCAGGAAGATCCGCAACAAGCAGTCGGCCCAGGAGagcaggaagaagaagaaggagtacGTGGAAGGTCTGGAGGTCAG GATGGATGCCTGTAGTAAACACAACCTGGCGCTGCAGAGGAAAGTCCACCAACTGGAGGAAACCAACAC TTCTCTGTTGGAGCAGCTGGCCAGGCTACAAACTATTCTACGTATTGGCTCCAGTAAGACTTCCCAGAAAGGGACCTGCATCCTG gtgctgctcctctctttctctctcctcctctcttctagtCTGCAGCCTGACACACACAGCCATGTCAGCCAGGAGGGAGACTTAAGCGTGGCCATCG ggagatCTCGTTCCCTGCTGGCAGTGGTGGACACAGAGATATCACCCCCACCTGTCTTCTCAGTGGCTGGGTGGGTGGAGGCCCTGTCAACTCTGGTGGGGAAGCTCCGACTCAGGCCAGAGTATGCTGACTCAGACCCCCAAACCAACCACAACCATGACCACAACTATGACTACAACCACAGTCTCTGA
- the creb3l3b gene encoding cyclic AMP-responsive element-binding protein 3-like protein 3-B isoform X1, which translates to MTHISNKGGMELIDLLLYKSDEILSCHGNQPWQITSPGSLSQEGGGDDFLDTLLGGTDSSSAPTSPLWPSSPCDSGTSEDPTSGSDHLDSPNPPSSPPFHAFYQAHLPNLQSHLTRPALHCLAPDVSIDLAGWESGLFQESNGDTHNPQVPSGYHLTVKDLLLSGIRDTNSLQEVVLNEDEKKLLGKEGVHLPSQLPLTKYEERVLKKIRRKIRNKQSAQESRKKKKEYVEGLEVRMDACSKHNLALQRKVHQLEETNTSLLEQLARLQTILRIGSSKTSQKGTCILVLLLSFSLLLSSSLQPDTHSHVSQEGDLSVAIGRSRSLLAVVDTEISPPPVFSVAGWVEALSTLVGKLRLRPEYADSDPQTNHNHDHNYDYNHSL; encoded by the exons ATGACCCACATCTCAAACAAG GGAGGAATGGAACTTATAGATCTCCTGCTTTACAAGTCAGATGAAATCCTCAGCTGCCATGGTAACCAGCCCTGGCAAATCACATCACCCGGG TCTCTGAGCCAAGAAGGTGGCGGTGATGACTTCCTGGATACTCTGTTAGGTGGCACTGACTCATCATCTGCCCCCACCTCCCCCCTGTGGCCCTCCTCCCCCTGCGACAGTGGCACCAGTGAGGACCCCACCTCCGGCTCCGATCACCTGGACAGCCCCAACCCGCCCTCCAGCCCCCCCTTCCATGCCTTCTACCAAGCCCATCTCCCTAACCTCCAATCTCACCTCACCAGGCCTGCACTGCACTGCCTGGCACCTGATGTCTCCATCGACTTAG CTGGATGGGAGTCTGGCCTCTTCCAAGAGAGCAATGGGGATACCCACAACCCCCAGGTGCCCTCTGGTTACCACCTCACTGTCAAGGACCTGCTGCTGTCTGGAATAAGAGATACT AATTCCCTGCAGGAGGTGGTCCTTAACGAGGACGAGAAGAAACTGTTGGGTAAAGAGGGGGTCCACCTGCCCAGCCAACTGCCTCTTACTAAG TACGAGGAGAGGGTTCTGAAGAAGATCCGCAGGAAGATCCGCAACAAGCAGTCGGCCCAGGAGagcaggaagaagaagaaggagtacGTGGAAGGTCTGGAGGTCAG GATGGATGCCTGTAGTAAACACAACCTGGCGCTGCAGAGGAAAGTCCACCAACTGGAGGAAACCAACAC TTCTCTGTTGGAGCAGCTGGCCAGGCTACAAACTATTCTACGTATTGGCTCCAGTAAGACTTCCCAGAAAGGGACCTGCATCCTG gtgctgctcctctctttctctctcctcctctcttctagtCTGCAGCCTGACACACACAGCCATGTCAGCCAGGAGGGAGACTTAAGCGTGGCCATCG ggagatCTCGTTCCCTGCTGGCAGTGGTGGACACAGAGATATCACCCCCACCTGTCTTCTCAGTGGCTGGGTGGGTGGAGGCCCTGTCAACTCTGGTGGGGAAGCTCCGACTCAGGCCAGAGTATGCTGACTCAGACCCCCAAACCAACCACAACCATGACCACAACTATGACTACAACCACAGTCTCTGA